In Zingiber officinale cultivar Zhangliang chromosome 3B, Zo_v1.1, whole genome shotgun sequence, a single window of DNA contains:
- the LOC122054643 gene encoding spidroin-1-like → MAEPNLGAMAGITQIAAVAAGGGCGRGGKAAVAASGGCGHGGRQRGKAAVAAGGGCGRGGRQRWLPATMVARDDGGAPWGRRRTLAAAVLTGGDGAHWWRRRSLVAAAHADGGSGGAPRRRPPGLSGDAVRRKEGGGRNRQEERKAVVAGAGEKREGEKMLLSLLCLAAAALSHEPSPPPQKKT, encoded by the exons ATGGCCGAACCCAACctcggcgcgatggccggaaTAACCCAAATA GCAGCAGTGGCTGCCGGCGGTGGCTGTGGCCGCGGGGGGAAGGCAGCGGTGGCTGCCAGCGGCGGCTGTGGCCACGGGGGAAGGCAGCGGGGGAAGGCAGCggtggctgccggcggcggctgtggccgcggggGAAGGCAGCGGTGGCTGCCGGCAACGATGGTCGCAAGAGATGATGGCGGAGCCCCCTGGGGGCGGCGGCGCACGCTAGCGGCAGCGGTGCTCACTGGCGGCGACGGCGCTCACTGGTGGCGACGGCGCTCACTGGTGGCAGCGGCGCATGCTGACGGCGGCAGTGGTGGCGCTCCTCGTCGCCGTCCACCGGGTCTGTCGGGTGATGCCGTGAGGAGAAAGGAGGGTGGTGGTCGGAATCGCCAGGAGGAGAGGAAGGCAGTGGTGGCCGGCGCCGGCGAGAAGCGTGAAGGGGAGAAAATGCTTCTGTCCTTGCTCTGTTTGGCGGCGGCGGCTCTCTCCCACGAACCCagcccccccccccaaaaaaaaacgTGA